The Thermococcus sp. genomic interval CTTCTTTGATTTGACCGGCTCCGGCGGGGCCGGCAGTGATTTCACCCTCTGAACCTCGCGTATGGCTTCCTCCACTTCCTCCTCGCGGCCGTCCAGCGTTACCTCCTTCGTCTCGTTGAGCTTGGGGTAGTGGAGAACCGCCTTTGCTTTAATGCCGAGCCGCTTGAGATAGTAGATGTAGTAAAGCGCCTGCATCTCGTGGGCCCCCTCCATCGACTTTCCGAGCTTGACCTCGTGAACCTCTATGACGTCTCCCTTCCGGATGAAGTCTATCTTTATGCTCCCTATCTGGACTTCTTTCTCCTCGTTGGCGTAGCGCCTCTCGTGTAGGAACTTTCCGAGGTCAACCCACTCGCTTTCTTGCTCCATCGTGATGCCGTGTGAGAAATACCAAAGCTTTGTGGGGCAGATGAAGAGGTAGTTGATTTCAGTGCCCCCGATGAGAAGGTCGGTGAGGGGGTATTCTTCGGTTAGGTTCGATTGAGAGTTACAGTTTTCGGTGTAATTCCTGCTACAGTTGGTGGTGTTACAGTTAGGAGTGTAATTCACAGGATGCTCCCCTCGTCGAGGTCCTTTCCCACAACATCGTCAACTCCATACTCCCAAAGCTTCTTTGC includes:
- the cas4 gene encoding CRISPR-associated protein Cas4, with protein sequence MGGTEINYLFICPTKLWYFSHGITMEQESEWVDLGKFLHERRYANEEKEVQIGSIKIDFIRKGDVIEVHEVKLGKSMEGAHEMQALYYIYYLKRLGIKAKAVLHYPKLNETKEVTLDGREEEVEEAIREVQRVKSLPAPPEPVKSKKCKKCAYYELCWV